In Numenius arquata chromosome 3, bNumArq3.hap1.1, whole genome shotgun sequence, one genomic interval encodes:
- the INTS8 gene encoding integrator complex subunit 8: protein MSAEAADREAATSSRPCTPPQTSWFEFLLEEGLLEQHLQKPSPDPPPVQLIVQFLEQASKPSVNEQNQVQPPPDNKRNRILKLLALKVAAHLKWDLDVLEKSLSVPVLNMLLNELLCISKVPPGTKHVDVDLSSLPPTTAMAILLYNRWAIRTIVQSSFPVKQAKPGPPQLNVMNQIQQEKELTENILKVLKEQAADSILVLEGALKLNKDLYVHTIRTLDLLAMEPGMVNGETESSTAGLKISAEEIQCQVCYDLGAIYFQQGSTNAAVHENAKEKFFKTKELIAKNGSSSLHFTIDEERLAGYCQACGILTSSSDDASQQATPYSQVHSCMKSGNYQDLVKIFLEDNLTLGLPVQFRQSVLRELFQKAQQGNDALDEICFKVCVCNTVCDVLQGRIIDIQFCQLFLKPSKEKIDFLLEVCSRSINLENASEALKRKMAAFLKNLCLVLEDLQLVFMISSHELFIKLLKDDERKLLIDQMRKRSPRVNLCTKPVTSFYDIPASASVNIGQLEHQLILSVDPWRIRQILIELHGMTSERQFWTISNKWEVPNVYGNVILGIKDNLTRDLVYILMAKGLHCCAIKDFVHAKQLFAACLELVTEFSPKLRQVMLNEMLLLDIYTHEAGAGVSGERPPSDLISRVRGYLEMRVPDIPLRQVIAEECVAFLLNWRENEYLTMQVPLPLVQTNPYVKLGQLLAATCKELPGPKESRRTAKDLWEVVVQICSVSNQHKRGNDGRVSLIKHRESTLGIMYRSELLSFIKKLREPLVLTTILSLFVKLHNVREDIVNDIAAEHISIWPSSIPNLQSVDFEAVAVTVKELVSYALTINANNHFWLIIQADIYFATNQYSAALHYYLQAGAVCSDFFNKMVPPDVYTDQVIKRMIKCCSLLNCHTQVAILCQFLREVDYKTAFKALQEQNSHDAMDSYYEYIWDVTILEYLTYLHHKRGETDKRQIAIKAIGQTELNASNPEEVLQLAAQRRKKKFLQAMAKLYF from the exons ATGAGCGCGGAAGCGGCGGACCGGGAAGCTGCCACCTCCAGCCGGCCTTGCACGCCGCCGCAGACCTCCTGGTTCGAGTTCCTGCTagaggaagggctgctggagcagcaccTGCAGAAGCCCTCTCCCG ATCCACCACCTGTACAGCTGATTGTCCAGTTCTTGGAACAAGCTTCAAAGCCGTCAGTGAATGAACAGAACCAAGTCCAGCCACCACCTGATAACAAAAGAAACCGCATTTTAAAACTTCTTGCTCTTAAAGTTGCTGCTCATCTGAAGTGGGATTTGGATGTATTAGAGAAAAG cttgtcTGTTCCTGTATTGAACATGCTACTGAATGAACTTCTGTGTATCAGCAAAGTTCCCCCAGGAACTAAACATGTGGATGTCGACCTGTCCAGCTTACCCCCAACCACTGCAATGGCAATACTACTCTACAACAGATG GGCCATAAGGACCATCGTTCAAAGTAGTTTCCCTGTAAAGCAAGCGAAGCCTGGTCCACCTCAGTTAAATGT GATGAACCAGATACAGCAAGAAAAGGAACTAACTGAAAATATCTTGAAAGTG TTGAAAGAGCAGGCTGCTGATTCCATCCTGGTCCTAGAAGGAGCACTTAAATTAAACAAAGACCTTTATGTCCACACAATAAGAACTCTGGATTTATTAGCCATGGAGCCTGGTATGGTGAATGGAGAAACGGAGAGTTCCACAGCTGGACTGAAAATCAGTGCAGAGGAGATACAGTGCCAG GTTTGCTATGACTTGGGTGCAATCTATTTTCAACAAGGATCTACAAATGCAGCTGTTCAtgaaaatgctaaagaaaagtttttcaaaacaaaggaGTTGATTGCAAAG AACGGTTCATCATCACTTCATTTTACCATCGATGAAGAACGGTTAGCTGGATACTGTCAAGCTTGTGGAATTCTCACCTCATCTTCTGATGATGCATCTCAACAGGCAACTCCTTACAGTCAAGTCCATAGCTGTATGAAATCTGGCAACTATCAG GACTTAGTGAAGATATTCCTTGAAGATAATCTAACACTCGGTTTACCTGTTCAGTTCAGGCAATCAGTGCTGAGAGAACTCTTCCAAAAAGCTCAACAAGG GAATGATGCTCTGGATGAAATTTGTTTCAAAGTCTGCGTGTGCAACACAGTCTGCGATGTATTGCAGGGTCGAATCATTGATATTCAGTTTTGTCAACTGTTCCTGAAGCCCAGCAAAGAGAAAATAGACTTCCTCCTTGAG GTTTGTTCAAGATCAATAAACTTGGAAAATGCTTCCGAAGCGTTGAAGAGAAAAATGGCAGCATTTCTCAA aaaCTTGTGTTTAGTTTTGGAAGATCTTCAGCTTGTCTTCATGATTTCATCTCATGAACTGTTTATAAAACTGCTGAAAGACGATGAACGGAAGCTGCTCATCGATCAAATGCGGAAGAGATCTCCTCGAGTCAACCTGTGCACAAAACCTGTGACTTCTTTTTATGATATCCCAG CTTCAGCAAGTGTCAATATTGGCCAGCTTGAACATCAGCTCATATTGTCAGTAGATCCTTGGAGGATTCGCCAGATCTTAATTGAGTTGCATGGTATGACTTCAGAACGCCAGTTCTGGACAATTTCGAATAAG TGGGAAGTACCAAATGTTTACGGCAATGTTATTTTAGGCATCAAAGACAATCTGACTAGGGACTTGGTCTACATCCTTATGGCAAAGGGATTACACTGCTGTGCGATAAAG GATTTTGTCCATGCAAAACAGCTTTTTGCTGCTTGCTTGGAGCTCGTGACAGAGTTTTCTCCAAAACTCCGTCAAGTCATGCTGAACGAAATGCTACTTTTGGACATTTACACTCACGAAGCTGGAGCTGGTGTTTCTGGAGAACGTCCTCCTTCTGATCTTATAAGCAGAGTCCGAGGATATTTGGAAATGAGAGTACCTG ATATTCCTCTTCGACAAGTTATAGCTGAAGAATGTGTTGCCTTCCTGTTAAACTGGCGTGAGAATGAGTATTTGACCATGCAAGTTCCATTGCCTCTGGTTCAAACTAATCCATATGTGAAG CTGGGACAGTTGCTGGCTGCTACATGCAAAGAGCTTCCAGGTCCCAAGGAAAGCAGACGAACAGCTAAAGACCTTTGGGAGGTCGTTGTACAAATCTGCAGTGTATCCAACCAGCACAAACGGGGGAATGACGGCAGAGTGAGTTTGATAAAACACAGGGAGTCTACACTGGGCATTATGTACAG GAGTGAACTGCTGTCCTTCATCAAAAAGCTTCGG gaACCATTGGTTTTAACCACAATATTGTCCCTGTTTGTCAAGCTTCATAATGTTCGG GAAGATATTGTGAATGATATTGCAGCAGAGCACATTTCCATCTGGCCCTCATCCATCCCCAA tcttcaaTCAGTGGACTTTGAAGCTGTGGCTGTTACAGTAAAAGAGCTAGTCAGCTATGCATTGACTATCAACGCAAACAACCACTTCTGGTTAATTATTCAGGCAGATATTTATTTTG CAACGAATCAGTATTCAGCAGCCCTTCACTACTATCTACAGGCAGGAGCTGTATGCTCTGACTTCTTTAATAAGATGGTGCCACCAGATGTGTACACAGACCAG GTGATAAAAAGAATGATCAAGTGTTGTTCCTTACTCAACTGTCACACCCAG GTGGCTATTTTATGCCAGTTCCTGAGAGAAGTGGACTATAAAACTGCGTTTAAGGCACTGCAGGAGCAAAACAG CCATGATGCCATGGATTCGTACTACGAATACATCTGGGATGTTACCATCTTGGAGTACTTGACAT ATCTCCACCACAAAAGAGGCGAGACAGACAAGCGGCAGATCGCA